A genomic window from Mustela nigripes isolate SB6536 unplaced genomic scaffold, MUSNIG.SB6536 HiC_scaffold_75, whole genome shotgun sequence includes:
- the LOC132008114 gene encoding AP-5 complex subunit sigma-1 isoform X1, giving the protein MWPPGLFRKVHAPGRCAPSRKPGARLLQASQRDSTNTRSGDNPRGSRWEFEARGLWSEGESRGGASRCQNTTPAHSRNSTPDVGTPPDLGGGLAPPPSRARQLVCAPATGVRRRSGAAQPPLLSCCGVERPLSRSPRARKEGVHPGAMVHAFLIHTLRAPQAQDTGLCRVLYSCVFGAENSPDDPRPRGAERDRLLRKEQILAVARQVDSMCRLQQQASGRTPMDLQPQSSDEPVPLHEAPLGAFRLAAGDPFQEPRTVVWLGVLSLGFALVLDAHENLLLAEGTLRLLARLLLDHLRLLTPSTNLLLRADRIEGILARFLPHGQLLFLNDQFVQGLEKEFSAAWPR; this is encoded by the exons ATGTGGCCACCGGGCCTTTTCCGGAAGGTTCACGCTCCGGGACGCTGCGCCCCCTCGCGGAAGCCTGGGGCTCGGCTACTCCAGGCCTCGCAGCGGGACTCCACCAATACCAGGTCTGGAGATAACCCGCGAGGGTCCCGCTGGGAGTTCGAAGCAAGGGGTCTTTGGTCCGAGGGCGAAAGCCGTGGGGGAGCGTCCAGGTGTCAGAACACCACCCCTGCCCATTCCCGGAACAGTACACCTGACGTGGGAACCCCACCTGACTTGGGGGGGGGCCTCGCCCCGCCCCCCTCCCGCGCGCGTCAGCTCGTGTGCGCGCCCGCGACCGGTGTACGCAGGCGTTCAGGGGCCGCGCAGCCGCCATTGCTCTCCTGCTGCGGAGTGGAGCGGCCTCTGAGTAGAAGTCCGCGGGCAAGGAAGGAAGG TGTCCACCCTGGAGCCATGGTCCATGCTTTCCTCATCCACACCTTGCGGGCTCCACAGGCCCAGGACACGGGCCTTTGCCGAGTGCTCTACTCCTGCGTCTTTGGTGCTGAGAACTCACCGGATGACCCACGACCACGTGGTGCTGAGAGGGACAGGCTCCTCCGAAAGGAGCAGATTTTGGCTGTGGCCAG GCAGGTGGACTCCATGTGCCGGCTGCAGCAGCAGGCATCTGGCCGGACCCCCATGGACCTGCAGCCTCAGTCATCAGATGAGCCAGTGCCCCTGCATGAGGCCCCCCTCGGGGCCTTCCGCCTGGCAGCAGGGGACCCTTTTCAGGAGCCTCGGACAGTGGTATGGCTGGGTGTGCTCTCATTAGGATTTGCCCTGGTGCTGGATGCCCACGAGAACCTGCTGCTGGCTGAGGGCACACTCCGGCTGCTGGCACGCCTCCTTCTCGACCACCTCCGGCTGCTGACCCCCAGCACCAACCTCCTGCTTCGGGCTGATCGCATCGAGGGCATCCTCGCCCGCTTCCTGCCGCATGGTCAACTGCTCTTTCTCAACGACCAGTTTGTCCAGGGTCTGGAGAAGGAATTCAGTGCTGCGTGGCCCCGCTGA
- the LOC132008114 gene encoding uncharacterized protein LOC132008114 isoform X2: MWPPGLFRKVHAPGRCAPSRKPGARLLQASQRDSTNTRSGDNPRGSRWEFEARGLWSEGESRGGASRCQNTTPAHSRNSTPDVGTPPDLGGGLAPPPSRARQLVCAPATGVRRRSGAAQPPLLSCCGVERPLSRSPRARKEGQVDSMCRLQQQASGRTPMDLQPQSSDEPVPLHEAPLGAFRLAAGDPFQEPRTVVWLGVLSLGFALVLDAHENLLLAEGTLRLLARLLLDHLRLLTPSTNLLLRADRIEGILARFLPHGQLLFLNDQFVQGLEKEFSAAWPR; the protein is encoded by the exons ATGTGGCCACCGGGCCTTTTCCGGAAGGTTCACGCTCCGGGACGCTGCGCCCCCTCGCGGAAGCCTGGGGCTCGGCTACTCCAGGCCTCGCAGCGGGACTCCACCAATACCAGGTCTGGAGATAACCCGCGAGGGTCCCGCTGGGAGTTCGAAGCAAGGGGTCTTTGGTCCGAGGGCGAAAGCCGTGGGGGAGCGTCCAGGTGTCAGAACACCACCCCTGCCCATTCCCGGAACAGTACACCTGACGTGGGAACCCCACCTGACTTGGGGGGGGGCCTCGCCCCGCCCCCCTCCCGCGCGCGTCAGCTCGTGTGCGCGCCCGCGACCGGTGTACGCAGGCGTTCAGGGGCCGCGCAGCCGCCATTGCTCTCCTGCTGCGGAGTGGAGCGGCCTCTGAGTAGAAGTCCGCGGGCAAGGAAGGAAGG GCAGGTGGACTCCATGTGCCGGCTGCAGCAGCAGGCATCTGGCCGGACCCCCATGGACCTGCAGCCTCAGTCATCAGATGAGCCAGTGCCCCTGCATGAGGCCCCCCTCGGGGCCTTCCGCCTGGCAGCAGGGGACCCTTTTCAGGAGCCTCGGACAGTGGTATGGCTGGGTGTGCTCTCATTAGGATTTGCCCTGGTGCTGGATGCCCACGAGAACCTGCTGCTGGCTGAGGGCACACTCCGGCTGCTGGCACGCCTCCTTCTCGACCACCTCCGGCTGCTGACCCCCAGCACCAACCTCCTGCTTCGGGCTGATCGCATCGAGGGCATCCTCGCCCGCTTCCTGCCGCATGGTCAACTGCTCTTTCTCAACGACCAGTTTGTCCAGGGTCTGGAGAAGGAATTCAGTGCTGCGTGGCCCCGCTGA
- the LOC132008114 gene encoding AP-5 complex subunit sigma-1 isoform X3: MVHAFLIHTLRAPQAQDTGLCRVLYSCVFGAENSPDDPRPRGAERDRLLRKEQILAVARQVDSMCRLQQQASGRTPMDLQPQSSDEPVPLHEAPLGAFRLAAGDPFQEPRTVVWLGVLSLGFALVLDAHENLLLAEGTLRLLARLLLDHLRLLTPSTNLLLRADRIEGILARFLPHGQLLFLNDQFVQGLEKEFSAAWPR, translated from the exons ATGGTCCATGCTTTCCTCATCCACACCTTGCGGGCTCCACAGGCCCAGGACACGGGCCTTTGCCGAGTGCTCTACTCCTGCGTCTTTGGTGCTGAGAACTCACCGGATGACCCACGACCACGTGGTGCTGAGAGGGACAGGCTCCTCCGAAAGGAGCAGATTTTGGCTGTGGCCAG GCAGGTGGACTCCATGTGCCGGCTGCAGCAGCAGGCATCTGGCCGGACCCCCATGGACCTGCAGCCTCAGTCATCAGATGAGCCAGTGCCCCTGCATGAGGCCCCCCTCGGGGCCTTCCGCCTGGCAGCAGGGGACCCTTTTCAGGAGCCTCGGACAGTGGTATGGCTGGGTGTGCTCTCATTAGGATTTGCCCTGGTGCTGGATGCCCACGAGAACCTGCTGCTGGCTGAGGGCACACTCCGGCTGCTGGCACGCCTCCTTCTCGACCACCTCCGGCTGCTGACCCCCAGCACCAACCTCCTGCTTCGGGCTGATCGCATCGAGGGCATCCTCGCCCGCTTCCTGCCGCATGGTCAACTGCTCTTTCTCAACGACCAGTTTGTCCAGGGTCTGGAGAAGGAATTCAGTGCTGCGTGGCCCCGCTGA